One window of Triticum dicoccoides isolate Atlit2015 ecotype Zavitan chromosome 5A, WEW_v2.0, whole genome shotgun sequence genomic DNA carries:
- the LOC119301240 gene encoding uncharacterized protein LOC119301240 isoform X1 has translation MGVATQFSSGQRRLAIWIRRSVVLAVLGEEVPAIGAAFPGCFLGGGGSGRRCCFPRLLLGRRRFRPSVLLSPAASWAEEVPAVGAAFPGCFLGGGGSLVHLFTQPPGFIGDMSTIQRPPDVVTKQGDLHWF, from the exons ATGGGGGTAGCCACTCAGTTCAGCTCTGGACAGAGGAGACTGGCGATTTGGATCCGCCGTAGTGTTGTTCTGGCCGTCTTGGGCGAGGAGGTTCCGGCCATCGGTGCTGCTTTCCCCGGCTGCTTCTTGGGCGGAGGAGGTTCTGGCCGTCGGTGCTGCTTTCCCCGGCTGCTTCTTGGGCGGAGGAGGTTCCGGCCGTCGGTGCTGCTTTCCCCGGCTGCTTCTTGGGCGGAGGAGGTTCCGGCCGTCGGTGCTGCTTTCCCCGGTTGCTTCTTGGGCGGAGGAGGGAGCTTGGTCCATCTGTTCACCCAGCCGCCTGGATTCATAGGGGACATGTCCACGATTCAACGCCCACCCGACGTTGTCACCAAG CAGGGTGATCTGCATTGGTTTTAG
- the LOC119301240 gene encoding uncharacterized protein LOC119301240 isoform X2, which translates to MGVATQFSSGQRRLAIWIRRSVVLAVLGEEVPAIGAAFPGCFLGGGGSGRRCCFPRLLLGRRRFRPSVLLSPAASWAEEVPAVGAAFPGCFLGGGGSLVHLFTQPPGFIGDMSTIQRPPDVVTKGDLHWF; encoded by the exons ATGGGGGTAGCCACTCAGTTCAGCTCTGGACAGAGGAGACTGGCGATTTGGATCCGCCGTAGTGTTGTTCTGGCCGTCTTGGGCGAGGAGGTTCCGGCCATCGGTGCTGCTTTCCCCGGCTGCTTCTTGGGCGGAGGAGGTTCTGGCCGTCGGTGCTGCTTTCCCCGGCTGCTTCTTGGGCGGAGGAGGTTCCGGCCGTCGGTGCTGCTTTCCCCGGCTGCTTCTTGGGCGGAGGAGGTTCCGGCCGTCGGTGCTGCTTTCCCCGGTTGCTTCTTGGGCGGAGGAGGGAGCTTGGTCCATCTGTTCACCCAGCCGCCTGGATTCATAGGGGACATGTCCACGATTCAACGCCCACCCGACGTTGTCACCAAG GGTGATCTGCATTGGTTTTAG
- the LOC119301242 gene encoding guanine nucleotide-binding protein alpha-1 subunit-like, whose amino-acid sequence MISMQINLLFWTGFDVAEHKGYTTVNHVIVYQTIKLMYDGAKELAQGESDYSKYAILPDNQLRNKLREAEPDPDDSQNQAPLLSLSLAPTLQMANNTLPATAAVQLRARDWRKTIKNKCQV is encoded by the exons ATGATATCTATGCAG ATAAATCTTCTTTTCTGGACCGGCTTTGATGTGGCGGAACACAAGGGCTATACGACAGTCAACCATGTCATCGTGTACCAGACAATCAAA TTAATGTATGATGGGGCTAAAgagcttgcccaaggggaatcTGACTACTCAaaatatgctattttacctgataaTCAG CTAAGAAATAAGTTAAGAGAGGCGGAACCCGACCCTGATGACAGCCAAAATCAGgccccactcctctctctctctctggcaccTACTCTTCAGATGGCCAACAACACTTTGCCAGCAACGGCTGCTGTCCAGTTAAGAGCAA GAGATTGGAGAAAAACTATCAAAAATAAGTGTCAGGTTTGA
- the LOC119297267 gene encoding uncharacterized protein LOC119297267 — translation MQPRTPRVQIGSRQRAAMAGLAAAFAVATLAAMAHATTAGSPPLPPSSQPWSSSYYAAVENRLSAGAGMVLVCRALGGGDIFTQWSVVPRGRVPRDGRRVLELLVDAKTYGWVTCSWAYQGNYVGAMPLFDSRWPEAKRCQDVAGGGLCRVVFESDMVRLETPGGGQRVLGDLPVKRCRRHWLLFSTECTYPDHPYPYAGRRLSNAFEYFGV, via the coding sequence ATGCAGCCACGCACGCCGCGCGTCCAGATCGGGAGCCGCCAACGTGCGGCAATGGCAGGCCTCGCCGCGGCTTTCGCCGTGGCGACCCTCGCGGCGATGGCCCACGCCACCACCGCCggctccccgccgttgccgccgtcgtCGCAGCCGTGGTCGTCGTCCTACTACGCGGCCGTGGAGAACCGGCTGTCGGCGGGGGCCGGCATGGTGCTCGTCTGCCGCGCGCTGGGCGGCGGCGACATCTTTACCCAGTGGAGCGTCGTGCCGCGTGGCCGCGTGCCCCGCGACGGCCGCCGCGTCTTGGAGCTCCTGGTGGACGCCAAGACGTACGGGTGGGTCACCTGCAGCTGGGCCTACCAGGGAAACTACGTCGGCGCCATGCCGCTCTTCGACTCGCGGTGGCCGGAGGCCAAGCGGTGCCAGGACGTCGCCGGCGGCGGCCTGTGCCGCGTCGTGTTCGAGAGCGACATGGTGCGCCTCGAGACGCCCGGCGGGGGACAGCGGGTTCTCGGCGACCTGCCGGTGAAACGTTGCCGGCGGCACTGGCTCCTGTTCAGCACGGAGTGCACGTACCCGGACCATCCCTACCCCTACGCCGGCCGCCGCCTCAGCAACGCCTTCGAATACTTTGGCGTGTGA
- the LOC119301243 gene encoding phosphoenolpyruvate/phosphate translocator 1, chloroplastic-like — protein MQSAAAIGLLRPCAARPILKSPSPGAARLPASRAALRLSAAAPRAGLVAAAGLGRIGLVPASPEQEKRSDCLVAAAAAGKASAGEEAGEEGGTALAKTLQLGVFFGLWYLFNIYFNIYNKQVLKVFPYPINITTVQFAVGTTISLFMWATGILKRPKISSAQLLAILPLAIVHTMGNLFTNMSLGKVAVSFTHTIKAMEPFFSVLLSAMFLGELPTPWVVLSLLPIVGGVALASISEASFNWAGFLSAMASNVTFQSRNVLSKKLMLKKEASLDNINLFSIITVMSFFLLAPVTLLTEGVKVTPTYLQSAGLNLQQVYTRSLIAAFCFHAYQQVSYMILARVSPVTHSVGNCVKRVVVIVTSVLFFKTPVSPINSIGTAIALAGVFLYSQLKRLQPKPKTA, from the exons ATGCAGAGCGCGGCGGCCATCGGGCTCCTCCGGCCATGCGCCGCGCGGCCCATCCTCAAGAGCCCTAGCCCCGGGGCCGCCCGCCTCCCGGCCTCCCGCGCGGCCCTCCGCCTCTCCGCCGCTGCGCCCCGCGCGGGCCTCGTGGCTGCGGCCGGGCTCGGCCGCATCGGGCTCGTGCCGGCGTCGCCTGAGCAGGAGAAGAGGAGCGACTGCCTCGTGGCCGCCGCGGCCGCGGGGAAGGCGTCGGCCGGCGAGGAGGCCGGGGAGGAGGGCGGAACGGCGCTCGCCAAGACGCTCCAGCTCGGCGTCTTCTTCGGGCTCTGGTACCTCTTCAACATCTACTTCAACATCTACAACAAGCAG GTCCTCAAGGTTTTTCCTTATCCCATAAACATCACAACAGTTCAATTTGCTGTTGGAACTACGATTTCCTTATTTATGTGGGCCACGGGTATCCTTAAAAGACCAAAGATTTCCAGTGCACAG CTTCTTGCTATCCTCCCTCTGGCTATTGTCCATACCATGGGCAATCTTTTCACCAACATGAGCCTTGGGAAGGTTGCAGTGTCATTTACACATACAATCAAGGCCATGGAGCCTTTCTTCTCAGTTCTACTTTCTGCAATGTTCCTTGGCGAG CTGCCTACTCCATGGGTTGTTTTGTCTCTTCTTCCTATTGTTGGTGGTGTGGCATTGGCATCTATTTCTGAAGCTTCTTTTAACTG GGCTGGATTTCTGAGTGCAATGGCTTCAAATGTGACCTTCCAGTCAAGGAATGTCCTCAGCAAGAAGCTCATGCTGAAGAAAGAg GCATCTCTGGACAACATCAATCTCTTCTCGATTATTACAGTCATGTCATTCTTCCTCTTAGCCCCTGTAACCTTGTTGACAGAAGGTGTCAAGGTCACTCCTACTTATCTGCAGTCTGCT GGTCTGAACTTACAACAAGTGTACACAAGGTCTTTGATTGCCGCATTCTGTTTCCATGCATACCAACAG GTGTCATACATGATCCTCGCAAGGGTGTCACCAGTTACCCATTCGGTAGGTAACTGCGTCAAGCGTGTGGTGGTCATTGTTACATCTGTTCTGTTCTTCAAGACTCCTGTGTCTCCAATCAACTCTATCG GAACCGCGATCGCTCTTGCGGGAGTTTTCCTGTACTCACAACTGAAGAGACTTCAGCCCAAGCCCAAGACTGCTTGA
- the LOC119301244 gene encoding glucose-1-phosphate adenylyltransferase small subunit 1, chloroplastic/amyloplastic-like has translation MAMATAMGTTAATYGPPITAPAPAAFSPRRAAGGRRVRAVTARPRPLFSPRAVSDSRNSQTCLDPDASTSVLGIILGGGAGTRLYPLTKKRAKPAVPLGANYRLIDIPVSNCLNSNVSKIYVLTQFNSASLNRHLSRAYGNNIGGYKNDGFVEVLAAQQSPENPNWFQGTADAVRQYLWLFEEHNVMEFLILAGDHLYRMDYQKFIQAHRETDADITVAALPMDEERATAFGLMKIDDEGRIVEFSEKPKGEKLKAMMVDTTILGLDSERAKELPYIASMGIYVFSKDAMLQLLRDNFPSANDFGSEVIPGATEIGMRVQAYLYDGYWEDIGTIEAFYNANLGITKKPVPDFSFYDRSAPIYTQSRYLPPSKVLNADVTDSVIGEGCVINHCTINHSVVGLRSCISEGAVIEDSLLMGADYYETENDKKVLSESGGIPIGIGKNAHIRKAIIDKNARIGENVKIINVDDIQEASRESDGYFIKSGIVTVIKDALIPSGTVI, from the exons atggcgatggcgacggcgatgggCACGACGGCCGCCACGTACGGGCCACCGATCACGGCGCCGGCACCCGCCGCATTCTCTCCTCGCCGCGCGGCCGGCGGGCGGCGTGTGCGGGCGGTGACGGCGAGGCCGCGGCCCCTGTTCTCGCCCCGGGCCGTCTCAGACTCGCGCAACTCCCAGACGTGCCTCGATCCGGACGCCAGCACG AGTGTTCTTGGGATTATCCTCGGTGGTGGCGCCGGGACAAGGCTGTACCCACTGACCAAGAAGAGGGCCAAGCCTGCGGTGCCGCTGGGTGCTAACTACAGGCTCATTGATATCCCGGTCAGCAACTGCCTCAACAGCAATGTGTCCAAGATCTATGTGCTGACGCAGTTCAACTCTGCGTCGCTCAACCGCCACCTCTCGAGGGCCTACGGGAACAACATTGGTGGATACAAGAATGATGGCTTTGTCGAAGTTCTCGCTGCGCAGCAGAGCCCGGAGAATCCTAACTGGTTTCAG GGTACCGCAGATGCCGTGCGGCAGTACTTATGGCTGTTTGAGGAACATAATGTTATGGAGTTCCTTATTCTGGCTGGAGATCACCTGTACCGTATGGACTACCAAAAATTCATTCAAGCACACAGAGAAACAGATGCTGATATTACTGTGGCTGCCCTGCCAATGGATGAGGAGCGCGCAACTGCATTTGGCCTGATGAAAATTGACGATGAAGGGAGAATTGTTGAGTTTTCAGAAAAACCAAAAGGAGAGAAGTTGAAGGCAATGATG GTTGACACCACCATACTGGGCCTTGATTCTGAGAGGGCCAAGGAATTACCTTATATTGCTAGCATGGGAATCTATGTTTTTAGCAAAGATGCGATGCTTCAGCTTCTTCGTGACAATTTTCCTTCAGCAAATGACTTTGGAAGTGAGGTTATTCCTGGTGCAACAGAAATTGGAATGAGG GTGCAAGCTTACCTATATGATGGTTACTGGGAAGATATTGGGACTATTGAGGCATTTTACAATGCAAACTTGGGAATAACCAAGAAGCCAGTACCAGATTTTAG TTTCTATGACCGTTCTGCCCCAATTTATACACAATCTCGATACTTGCCTCCTTCGAAGGTTCTTAACGCTGATGTGACAGACAGTGTTATCGGTGAAGGTTGCGTCATTAAT CATTGTACAATCAACCATTCTGTTGTTGGACTACGCTCGTGCATATCGGAAGGCGCAGTAATAGAGGATTCCCTGCTAATGGGTGCAGACTATTATGAG ACGGAAAATGACAAGAAAGTCCTTTCTGAAAGTGGCGGCATTCCCATCGGTATTGGAAAAAATGCACACATCAGAAAAGCAATAATCGACAAAAATGCTCGAATCGGAGAAAATGTGAAG ATAatcaatgttgatgatatccaagaaGCTTCAAGGGAGAGTGATGGATACTTCATCAAAAGCGGCATTGTCACGGTGATCAAGGACGCCTTAATTCCTAGCGGGACAGTCATATAG